In bacterium, the sequence ATTCTAACATAAAAACGCAAAGCTTACAACCACTACGTCTAATACGCAAAAACTCCACAGATAAATCTGTAGAGTTTTTAAGCATAAATTGCTCTTGTTCTTATTTTAATTCTACGGTTGCGCCAGCGGCTTCCAATTTTTTCTTGATCTCTTCAGCTTCAACTTTTGAAGCTTTTTCTTTGATCATTTTTGGAGCGGCATCAACCAGATCTTTGGCATCTTTCAAGCCCTTGCCGGTAACTTCCCTGACCACTTTGATCACGGCAATTTTTTGATCGCCAGCGGCTTTTAATTCAACATTGAATTCGGTCTTTTCTTCAGCGGCGGCAGCGCCAGCGGCGGCAGGCATTGCGCCCATCATTACCGGAGCTTGGGCGGATACGCCGAATTTTTTCTCCAAAACTTTCACTAATTCCGCCAAATCAAGAACGCTTAACTTCTCGATTTTTTCAACCAGATCCGCGAATTTCGCCGGAACTACAACTGCTTCTTCTTTTTTTGTTTCTTCTGCCATATTTTTATTATTTATTTTATTAATTTATTAAAATTTATTAATTAACTTCGCTGTTCGCAATTATTTATTGCTTTTTTCGCTCTGCGTCCCGGTACCAATCCGCCATCAAGCGGATGCTACGGGACTGCTTTGATCGTTTAGTTTCTCTTCTTTATCTTATTTTTCCAAACAAGATAATTCTGTTTTAATTTTTTAATTCGGATTTTGCTTTTAAAACATTGATCAAACCAACTACATTTCCGTTCAACACTCTTACAAATCCGGTCAAGGGCGAAGCAATGACATTTACCACCTGGCCTCTTAATTCCTTCTTGCCCGGCAATCCGGCCAATAGTTTAATATCGATAGCGTTAAAAATCTTCCCTTCAATAATACCCCCGACAATTTTCAGCGCCGTAACTCCGCTTTTTATCATCTGGTCGACCACTTTTAATGCTCCAGTTTCCCCTTCATAATCGAGCGCGACGCCGATCTGCCCTTCCATCTCGCTGATCTTCGTCTCAGGCAATCCGGCTTCTTTGATAGCCACGTCCAATAAAGTTTTTTTAGCCACTTTATATTCGGATTTCTCGGCTCGCAGCGCTCTTCTTAATTTTTCCGCGTTCGCCACTGTCAAACCTTTATAGCTTATAAAAACCGCCGCTTTGATCTTGGCAAGTTTTTCTTTAAGTTTTTTTACTTCATCTTCTTTTTTTTGCCGCAATAATGATGCCATAAATTTTATTAATTTAAATTAAAAAAATCTGTGCCGTCCACAGAATTTGTTTGAATAACTAAAATACGAATATTTCAGTTTTTTCATCCTCGACAGGTCTTATTCGGGCTTTAAAGCCATTCGCCTGTTGTCTGTGGATAACTTTATTTTTGATAAATTAAGTATACTACTATATAAAATTATGTCAAGCCTTATGTGATTTTTCGCCT encodes:
- the rplL gene encoding 50S ribosomal protein L7/L12, with the translated sequence MAEETKKEEAVVVPAKFADLVEKIEKLSVLDLAELVKVLEKKFGVSAQAPVMMGAMPAAAGAAAAEEKTEFNVELKAAGDQKIAVIKVVREVTGKGLKDAKDLVDAAPKMIKEKASKVEAEEIKKKLEAAGATVELK
- the rplJ gene encoding 50S ribosomal protein L10, translated to MASLLRQKKEDEVKKLKEKLAKIKAAVFISYKGLTVANAEKLRRALRAEKSEYKVAKKTLLDVAIKEAGLPETKISEMEGQIGVALDYEGETGALKVVDQMIKSGVTALKIVGGIIEGKIFNAIDIKLLAGLPGKKELRGQVVNVIASPLTGFVRVLNGNVVGLINVLKAKSELKN